From the Nymphalis io chromosome 1, ilAglIoxx1.1, whole genome shotgun sequence genome, one window contains:
- the LOC126770678 gene encoding uncharacterized protein LOC126770678 has protein sequence MAQGKMKVKSKLPSGAKNKTKKNKGKAVTKRSNAPVRSKTQAVEKNKMKATVTKMVNKAAEQQLRSLAKDTPQLSAAQQRVAAAPTAPVPSK, from the coding sequence atggcTCAAGGTAAAATGAAAGTCAAAAGTAAGTTGCCTTCGGGtgccaaaaacaaaacaaaaaaaaacaaaggaaaaGCCGTAACTAAAAGAAGCAACGCCCCAGTCCGTAGTAAGACTCAAGCAGTAGAGAAGAACAAGATGAAGGCTACTGTAACGAAGATGGTCAATAAAGCTGCTGAGCAGCAATTGCGGTCATTGGCGAAGGACACTCCGCAGCTGTCTGCAGCTCAGCAGAGAGTAGCCGCTGCTCCAACAGCGCCCGTGCCTTCAAAATAA